Within the Zerene cesonia ecotype Mississippi chromosome 10, Zerene_cesonia_1.1, whole genome shotgun sequence genome, the region CAGTTTAGCCGTTGTTGATATGTGGTCCGTatagattgttatttttgtattcacaATCTGTAATCGATACAATATCATAAGCAGCGCAATTTTACACCTACTAAGAACTAAATTATTAAGCTGTTGTTCTTAGCATAAACATAAATGGctttaaatattacagaaaaataattacacatttacacatgaattatatttctatttacctCCTTCTATATAAAACATGGGTATTTCAGTGAGTCTGTGAGTTACTTCAGTAGTTAACGGTTTAAGTATCCGCAGGGTCGTCATCTGCAAGGTCGGTGTATTGTGTGTGTCAATTTAATGACTCCACAttccttttattaaaattaacatattatatcacGACATACTTTGAAATTAAACGaaacgttattattattttgcatcCACTATGATACAATAGGAACCAAAAATTCAGGAATTTTTAAGAACTTTACACACTGTTGTCTTCGTAACATcctaaattattcaataagaaatttaaagtaattctTGTAGGGCATGAAATTCTTTAGAACTTACGTCCAAatcgatattaatataacagttAACTTTACAAACGTCTATGCAGTAATAGATAGCAATGTAACGATTAGTCTAGAATCTAGACCTTTCTTTGAGATATGttacaattacattttttttttcgccaATGTTTTATCTTATCATGTTTAgaattgaatttcaaatatatgctAATTTTTTCAATCGATGTACAAAAAAGGAGAGgcttctcaattcgactgtattttttatgtttatcagGCAGAACTTTCGACTTGGTGacctgattttgatgatttcaatgtggttttaattaaatatgttctgctctagttctgacaatcaAAATGTGAATAAGTTTCTCTTCTTAATCAGTATACTTCGTAatcagtaaattattttattatccccCTATACGATTTCCTTAACATAAGTAAAACTACAGCACCGCAGCCCTATCCGTTCATAGAATCATTAGCGTCAGTCGGGTCGTTTGTTAGAGCCATCCGCGGGCCGAGACGCGTTTTTGTCCCCGGGCCAAATTGCATCCGAACAATACGTGCGCCACTAAATTGATTCCGAATTAATTGCGTTACTACACTGGATTTAATTGCGAACAGAAAACTTCTAAGTACATTGCGAACTGATTACAGTCTCTTTTCAGTACGGGAATGGAAAATTGCATCGGCTTTTTACACAAGCTATATTCAAAATGAATGCAGAATTTACATTGTGCTTCATGTGAGTTTTAATATGCATAATAGGAATGTATAAATCGTCTTGTGTGGAGGGGGGTACTAAAATcgctattaatatatatcttgatacaataatttctttataaacgtTAAAACAGCATCCAGAAACCCCTTATTTGACGGGATTATAATGCAGGTACAAGAAAAAACTAAGCACCACGCCCAAcaccaaacaaaaacaattgccCAGAACTGCCTAGGTGAACGagactaaatatttattccgaGAGCCACACGTTCGCTTTGAAATCACTAATGCAATATTAATAGCTTTGCAAGCCTTCTGGTATTACGTCACTTTACTGCCAAACTTCAGATTAACTTGATTGTAtaatgatttgaaaatttactaGATTTTTCCTTACATAATCCTGGAACGCCGAAGACATAATTGTGCTATGAAgcttatatttcattcatatagaaataaaaaatccaacTATTGAGTATGAAGACAACATATCATGTTACGctgtataagaatataaatttcccTATCGCACTATCCCTTATAGtttcagaaaataaaaacttcacaCTCCAGTAATTTCAAAAATCTATTCCGGGTCTAGAAAATAgtgcttattttttatgtaagtaagtatccctataattaaatttctattccTTGTTCATGCCGTAccaatataaagaaaatttataaataatataaatgtgctactttatttaatttattacaacaaaatatgtaaaataacataacattaaaaaatctgaaataGTATATGAACATATGCTAATAACTAATAGGCTTTCGGCCTCCCGTAAGTAACAGACATTCGCTAAGTTTTAGGCGGATATATTCACGGTCGcggttttatttcaaacacatTCGAACGTAATTAGTTatgatattattgatattatatgaagTCTATCATCTGGCGGGCATTAAAGTATTTCTTAAAACGAAGTAGCAAGATGATTAATTATCCGGAATTATTAGAATCCACAGGATAAAGGATTTAATATAGCCTACTACAAATTatcctaaaaattaaaaaaaattacagaacgTCATATTATTTAGGAATAGTACTTCTAATAAGCATTTACGAATAAAACTTCTAAATAGCACGGATAGCCTAGTCTTTATTTTAGTGTATTCAAACATGACCcaaaatagaattaaacatttttcaaaacaatcCTCTTAGGTCCTGAACCTGAAAGGAAGTTTAGACTGACAAAATTTCGTGTATCATCAgcatataatcataattatgaaGCGTATAATTACAGGCTTTTGAATTTCGATgcttaaaaacattacaaagtacctatctttaatatttaaattcaatgttaAATTCATTCCATTAACGTCATTCCTTCAAAGTGTATGTgcaattgtacatttttatgtggCCAATTAAACCCGCGATAGCGtcgttaaattaaatctaatttacttataagtgtgttattaatttcaatgattGTTCACGAGTATTGCTATGTCTTTCGCTTGCATATTTTCACTCGAGTAGTTTTTGAATcgttatttattcatcatgAGTCCATATTTGTTTGCACTTGagggatacaggcctcctatagGGGTATAAGAGAACCCTGATAGgagctttttttaaatcgattcttattttataccttacctttataaataaggCAATGTATGACACGTGAAATAATACAGATTTTGAAAACCAGCTTTAAAGAGAGAGAAACCAGTTTTTCAGAGaagtttacatttataaaaatttatgattaaatatacCAAATTATACACGCAAGTTTACCATTCGTTGGCAGTTGGTACAccgttaaaagtctttaatcttagtcatttataaaaatatgtaagtgTATTAATCTCTCACAAACACATAACAACAACACAGTGCCCTTTCAGATTGCCATTAAAGCTTCCAtccataataaatatgaaatattgttatattattcataaaaggAGCTCGTTAATTGAATGTATTGGAGCACATGTCATCGttaaatgtttacaattaaacataaaaactaatagAATACATCTACATAATGAAACAGGACAGAGATGCATTGGTTCCTGTTTGAACTAGGACGGGCATTTCCTACATTATGCAATTTATGCATGCAacttatattatctattatgtaTTCGTAGAAACTATAGGAaggttgttttatttctatgaaaaaatttacaagaaaatatGGATAGGCTTgggatatattttttgtgcattttttcttattcttaCAAAAATTGGCGAAACGAATAATTCTATACTGAATTTAAGCGtcgctttaaaatttatttcatttacgtCCATGAATTCTCATCTAATATCACTTGTGGAATCGAGTACGCTTGGTATGAATTGGGCCGCCTCgaaccggggaagtaccacacccacacagaagatcggcatgaaatagtagcgtgctactgtgtttcgtacggtgaaacgggcctccggctccccaaGAGcggttttcttttcctcaccctttccagtctattccttctttccagtcgtaaATCCTTCTATCCTTTcctcttaaaagcggacagcgcattctcagaggcactacctcagCGAATGTTCATGCCctacgaaccaccagctcagtggcccaaatatgacataaaaaattctcGAAGGCAACTACTattatgagtttatcttatagtTAAATCCAAGTTTTGAAAACCGAATTAACACTCTTTAGTCAGGCCAACTACTCACTAATATTCACTATTTCTTTCtactttaatttgtaaataaataacgctCCGGCTCAGCGTCGCAAGGGGGCATTTACGCAAGCCATAAAACTAATGTCAAATTGATTCccaaatgttttttatacactaatcacttttatataaatgacatATCATACTCGTGTATGTGAATATTTCCAGGGGAAATGGTTTTGTCATTCATTGCtcagtttaaatttgttacgGAGATGAGCTACTGGTCTggcaaatattttcatatacgAACTACGTAGGTacctatgttaaaaaaaatttaatttaatttaccgAAACGTAggttaaaaaatttagaaCTTAAATTACCAAAATTTAGTTCCGAGCTGactacatatattttgaaattataataatcatatacgGAAGTCACGAAAATTTTGACTGCGCACCACAACACAcacgtatatattttaaaacagaatCGAAGTCAATactataattatcattataaattgaCTTTGCCATAAGAAAGATCccatttttctattttggtatatatgtactttgaatatattaatatatgaatttctTAAGCACGCTCTATAGCCCTAAGGGCTCAATGGATTTTATGTTTCGATATATTCTTTCTCACTTTGTGCAGTAATTGCAATAATTGGATTTTTGgtgccaaattttattattattttttttttaattacaaatttatagtATGAGGTATCGaaatgaagaaataattatCCAAAATCGGAACTTCCAATTTACTTTAATGTAGTTTGATTATGAAGCAACTACATCAACTAAAAGCCTTTTATATAATGCCATAAagtgtaatatgtatatataatgactgaattataaacaaacagaaaaatgcTTCAGTATATAtgctaatttgatattttttaaacaatgctacaaatataatacaacagAAAATCACAAAGATCTCcaaacatttgaattaataatcatactataatcatataattaaaaatcatactaAAATACTgacaatcaatttattttcagtattattatatttctgaccataatattgtgtaatgtGAATGTGTGCACGTTTCATTACAGCTCTTATAAAGCCAGAAGAATACTAAATGCAGCcatccaaataaaataaaaaaaaatcaatcatgtacattaaacattaaatccaACTTCATAGttctacatttaattatatgatttttaaaaatttaagtaaacatatataataaaattatattatgagttcacacaattataacattatttaaatgatgaaAAGCCACTTctgtgtgtttaaaaatatctataagttATGTTCTTAAGATACAATATGCCAATTTGAAATTAGTAAATTTTCTGATATGGGTAACCTTGATATCACCTTTTTATCTAaccataaaattgtttttaaacatccATATAGATAATTGAACCCNNNNNNNNNNNNNNNNNNNNNNNNNNNNNNNNNNNNNNNNNNNNNNNNNNNNNNNNNNNNNNNNNNNNNNNNNNNNNNNNNNNNNNNNNNNNNNNNNNNNNNNNNNNNNNNNNNNNNNNNNNNNNNNNNNNNNNNNNNNNNNNNNNNNNNNNNNNNNNNNNNNNNNNNNNNNNNNNNNNNNNNNNNNNNNNNNNNNNNNNNNNNNNNNNNNNNNNNNNNNNNNNNNNNNNNNNNNNNNNNNNNNNNNNNNNNNNNNNNNNNNNNNNNNNNNNNNNNNNNNNNNNNNNNNNNNNNNNNNNNNNNNNNNNNNNNNNNNNNNNNNNNNNNNNNNNNNNNNNNNNNNNNNNNNNNNNNNNNNNNNNNNNNNNNNNNNNNNNNNNNNNNNNNNNNNNNNNNNNNNNNNNNNNNNNNNNNNNNNNNNNNNNNNNNNNNNNNNNNNNNNNNNNNNNNNNNNNNNNNNNNNNNNNNNNNNNNNNNNNNNNNNNNNNNNNNNNNNNNNNNNNNNNNNNNNNNNNNNNNNNNNNNNNNNNNNNNNNNNNNNNNNNNNNNNNNNNNNNNNNNNNNNNNNNNNNNNNNNNNNNNNNNNNNNNNNNNNNNNNNNNNNNNNNNNNNNNNNNNNNNNNNNNNNNNNNNNNNNNNNNNNNNNNNNNNNNNNNNNNNNNNNNNNNNNNNNNNNNNNNNNNNNNNNNNNNNNNNNNNNNNNNNNNNNNNNNNNNNNNNNNNNNNNNNNNNNNNNNNNNNNNNNNNNNNNNNNNNNNNNNNNNNNNNNNNNNNNNNNNNNNNNNNNNNNNNNNNNNNNNNNNNNNNNNNNNNNNNNNNNNNNNNNNNNNNNNNNNNNNNNNNNNNNNNNNNNNNNNNNNNNNNNNNNNNNNNNNNNNNNNNNNNNNNNNNNNNNNNNNNNNNNNNNNNNNNNNNNNNNNNNNNNNNNNNNNNNNNNNNNNNNNNNNNNNNNNNNNNNNNNNNNNNNNNNNNNNNNNNNNNNNNNNNNNNNNNNNNNNNNGATATGGGTAACCTTGATATCACCTTTTTATCTAaccataaaattgtttttaaacatccATATAGATAATTGAACCCATGataagtttaatttacttttaaaaattgggTTTAGGACGTATCACATgagcttatttatttattttaagctgTGAAAATGTTCATTACTTGTGTGTGTTAAGtatattgtgtattaattaaagactccaatttaagtaaaataaattaataattatatatctgcttgtaatataataatggtaAGTACAAtaggttttttaatattgctaatatataatgatattgtttgtaaaaatatatgcacAATTTGGgtaaattcttaaattacttataaaattacacttaCCTAACAAATAATTGTTCTTGATTATTTACTCGCCATGATACTACTGTTGCacctaaaaaaacaatattttatttattactttaaaatcgttttatctaaataaaagcACACATTTAAAAAGCCAAGTcaacatattacattaatcattatttaattatttaatctcgTTACACAACTTATGAGAATTTTTTGTGAGTACATCAAATAATCACTTACAATTTAGAAGTATCTACAGTTTACTTCCTACAATCCAATAACCAAGGTCAAATCGCCGCGAACAACTTTgtctattcaataaaaaaaaaaacttgttacCTTCTATTATACTAAACCTGATCCCAAAACtcaataaatagttttgttatttaaggTTTGCCCTATCTCgtttcatttgaaaaaatttaatgtcgtgaaaacaattttaaaagttccgcgcatcttttaaaaataaataaaaaacaaaactttttcaGGTTATCCGGCTTTAACAGCGTTATCGTGatgaaaacacaataaaaaatcaatactgTGCACCAGTAATTACCGATGTTTATAGgggataattttataattttacttaccGAAAAGATTTACGGTACAAGTTGTATTATTGCCTCTGTCGAGAACGACAACACTCGTCGCTGCCATTTTCCAATTGACAGCAAAGCCAACTGCCAAAATCGGTGGTTGTAATAGCTAGTGAAGCTCTAAGAACTTCTCACTCCTATATAAATCGACATTTGATAAAAAccgataaaaattaatgttcgaataaaaaaacaaacaaatgataaGATAACCTTTTTCTGCGTATGTTCTGATTgagaatatgttttatttttattttcttatatacaattttgaacatcatacaatatttaaaccaTAAATGGCACTTTAATGAACGTTACTTTAATAGACCAATCACAAGTCGACAACGCTGTGCCGGCTAATGTCATCTGCTGCATCATACGTGTATTTTTCCGGTCCTTGTCCTCTCTCACCTAACTTAGCTTCACTTTGTCGGCAAGAGATATCGTGAGGCACGTAAAAATGATAGGGTCACTTAAGTTAGTTTTACTATtaagtgtaatttatttatgtaaggcCTCAGAAGAAGATGTACTAGAGCTTACTGATGGAGATTTTGATAGTGCTATTTCTCAGCATGACACCGCTCTCGTCATGTTTTACGCACCATGGTAAGTCATATAGAGATTATTGACCCCCATGAACTTCGAGAAagagaacaaaaaaattaacgttatttaatacaattcagGTGCGGACATTGCAAACGCTTGAAACCGGAATACGCTGTTGCGGCCGGCATTCTTAAAAATGACGATCCTCCAGTTGCATTAGCTAAGGTTGACTGTACTGAAGGTGGTAAGAGCCTCTGTGAAAAGTACTCCGTATCTGGATACCCCACTTTGAAGATCTTCCGCAAAGGAGAACTTTCACAGGAATACAATGGACCCAGGGAATCAAGTAAGTTTTCAACAAATTGTATTTCTGaacttatatatgtatgttttttttgaaGTAACGCCATGTAGGAATATTGGTTAGAGTATAGGATAGGACGCTATGGAGAGGgccagttgaaattttcaattcacaattattaaatatttagcactacttttaaagattatttctACCTTGCTTACTTTTCGCTCTGGGcataattctataaaattctCAATGTATGAACAgggcaataaattataaaaaattgattttacattACACATTACATTACACAACTTACTGCCCTTGTCTTggcaaaatatttgttatgtgtataaaattttttgaattttcattTCTCTATGAATTCTCATCTAatcaaatatagaaaaataaaagtaatttgtaCTGGAAATAAAACTCAATTGTCCTgttgttttttacattttactctataaataatacaaattcttaACAAACTACGATATTTTCTTCAATAGATGGTATTGTTAAGTACATGCGCGCCCAAGTTGGCCCCAGCTCCAAGGATCTGCTCACAGTTGCCAACTTTGAAGATTTCCTCAACAAGGATGAGGTCGTTGTTGTTGGTTTCTTCGAGAAGGAATCAGACCTGAAAGGCGAGTTCCTGAAGACAGCTGATAAGATGCGCGAAGAAATCACATTCGGACATTCATCAGCTAAGGAGGTCCTTGAAAAGGCTGGATTTAAGTGAGTttccttatataatattgtttttatctatatcCTTATAAAGTAACAAGTGAACACTGGTAGTGAATGCTTCACAGTACACACATTTTGATTCGGTTAAATGGaagttttcttaataatttatttacatcattAACTTATGCCAATAAGAAAGTCCTTAAAAAATAGTTAGGTTTGAaccaaatataacaaaaaaatttttttttagccAGCTAATCCAAATCTAAGAAACTCATATAAGatacataaaactataacTCCATTTAGAAGATTAGCTATATTGGGCTACTAAACAATTCAATAGTTACgtagcaatttattttatgtaaataggcATTGGCAGAATGTCAGttgtacaaataatttcagtaaaatatgtatttttaaactttaaacagTAATTATCAGTAATATGTTAATTAGTATTTCTACAAGTGTTTCATTCGGaatgttaatttcatttttttttatttgaattctcTTGCTTTAATGATCAGAAATCTAAACATTAGCATGTTTCATTTAACTAGCCTTTACCCACAGCTTCACACgcgttatatttgttttttatatttattatgtgtataataaccATCACCTTaaatcactatctattaaaaaaaaaacccagcaaaatctgttgcgtgattttaaagatctatACACACAGACGGcaaaaagcgactttgttttatactatgtagggATAGTACTTTGTGAAATAATCTATATTGCAATTGGGCTTTGAGTTTACAtggaaatcaatttaatattatcttttcgATCAATCTGATTTAAACATTCTATTATTCATACTTTTGACTAATTTCTATATATCAcacctatatttattaacattttgattaaaaaaaggttTGAACAATTGCTAATAATAAGTCAATTGccaaatatagtttttattttataataatatttattctattcaaatagatgcctatataatttcaatggaAACTTCCttccatatatttatatatttatgacttTTAAATGGTTTACACTGATAACTTATCAACATTCCTATAcacaacaatttaaaagcataaaatCCACGGCCTTGTACAATTTTCATTGCCTATaggtcttttttatatattttataatggcaATTATAtggaacattttatattatatatagactattattttagatattttacaaatgaaaaatatttttattttcccttTAACTCTTAGAATGCCAAAAGTTTTCAATACATTGCCTAGGTATTATATAGAATCCCTGAATTATATAAGTTGCCGATAAACTATTCTTAATCTTTACCAGGGACAATGTGGTACTTTACCGTCCGAAACGGCTGCAGAACAAATTTGAAGAGTCCTCCGTTGTGTACAAGGGCGAGCCAGACTCTCTGAAGGGCTTCATCAAAGCCAACTAGTAAGTATATCATGtggatattttgaattatgatTCTTTCCCCTCGTTTCGGGAAGCGAACAACGTCACAGGATGTCCGCGGCAATTTATATGCGTtgataaaagtttattgtgtttgaatATTAGTTGGTTGTGACCatgttgataataaattctttttattttcaaactgaacgctcgtcccggctccgcccggatatcaagatttttgttttaccccaaaggagcatttaagcgggataaaaagtatcctgttcacccaagtcagcttgacccgtatacaaaatttcatcaaaatccgttcagtaacTTCAGAATTattaacggacaaacatccaaacaaacaaactttcgcattcataatattagtg harbors:
- the LOC119829694 gene encoding protein disulfide-isomerase A3-like codes for the protein MIGSLKLVLLLSVIYLCKASEEDVLELTDGDFDSAISQHDTALVMFYAPWCGHCKRLKPEYAVAAGILKNDDPPVALAKVDCTEGGKSLCEKYSVSGYPTLKIFRKGELSQEYNGPRESNGIVKYMRAQVGPSSKDLLTVANFEDFLNKDEVVVVGFFEKESDLKGEFLKTADKMREEITFGHSSAKEVLEKAGFKDNVVLYRPKRLQNKFEESSVVYKGEPDSLKGFIKANYHGLVGIRLKDNMRDFTDPLVVAYFDVDYVKNPKGTNYWRNRVLKVAKEMDEVTFAVSDKDDFTHELNDYGIDFAKGDKPVVAGRDADGNKFVMSTEFR